From a region of the Mobula hypostoma chromosome 6, sMobHyp1.1, whole genome shotgun sequence genome:
- the cdca7a gene encoding cell division cycle-associated protein 7a isoform X3 yields METSSSDDSCDSFASDNFTNSKAKFRTEILTDELARIFNEDSDDNESFDGFSESDLKDVMEAMSVQSESEEEISDEDIEENSRMQHKRSFPLRVAFRFPSRKNKNVSVPDSTVDLSNQSASESESDSDLNEPRGSSFLEKRALNIKENKAMLAKLIAELETVPGLIPRRVSIQRTPSKLKRPPRNSFIENVSRQNPERSARPHTRSRSLVDGPPSPSFEQEDNVSFMRKRKFLDNDFSEVDVPLRRRSRPSVLAIPHVVRPVEDITQEELENISFSAKEKVYNRATGTTCHQCRQKTIDTKTCCRNPECVGVRGQFCGPCLRNRYGELVKNALLDPNWHCPPCRGICNCSFCRQREGRCATGVLVYLAKYHGYDNVHAYLKSLQKELQVED; encoded by the exons ATGGAAACATCATCATCAGATGATAGCTGTGATAGTTTTGCTTCAGACAATTTTACGAACAGT AAAGCTAAATTCAGAACAGAGATCCTGACAGATGAACTGGCTCGGATTTTTAATGAGGACTCTGACGATAATGAATCATTTGATGGCTTTTCTGAGAGCGACCTCAAAGATGTAATGGAAGCCATG AGTGTTCAATCTGAATCTGAGGAGGAAATAAGTGATGAAGATATTGAAGAGAATTCTAGAATGCAGCACAAACGTTCTTTTCCATTACGCGTGGCTTTTAGGTTTCCATCTCGAAAAAACAAAAATGTATCAGTGCCAGATTCTACTGTTGACTTGAGTAATCAATCAGCCTCTGAATCCGAATCTGACTCTGACCTCAATGAACCCAGAGGATCAAGCTTTCTAGAAAAGAGAGCTCTAAACATTAAAGAAAACAAAGCCATG CTGGCTAAGCTGATAGCAGAGTTGGAAACTGTGCCGGGACTCATTCCACGGAGAGTTTCTATTCAAAGGACGCCATCA AAACTAAAACGTCCACCAAGGAATTCTTTCATAGAAAATGTTTCTAGACAGAATCCCGAGCGCAGTGCGCGACCTCACACTCGGTCAAGATCCTTGGTTGATGGTCCTCCTTCTCCATCATTTGAGCAAGAAGATAATGTCAGCTTTATGAGGAAAAGGAAGTTTCTAGATAATGACTTCTCCGAG GTGGATGTACCCCTGCGTAGGCGAAGCCGCCCCAGTGTACTTGCCATCCCACATGTGGTGCGGCCAGTTGAAGACATCACTCAGGAAGAGTTGGAAAACATTTCTTTTTCAGCAAAGGAGAAAGTTTATAATCGAGCTACA GGTACAACTTGCCATCAATGCCGTCAGAAAACAATTGATACGAAAACATGCTGTCGCAACCCAGAATGTGTAGGTGTCCGTGGACAGTTCTGTGGACCATGTCTTCGTAATCGATACGGCGAGCTCGTTAAGAATGCTTTATTAGATCCA AACTGGCATTGTCCTCCTTGCAGAGGAATCTGTAATTGCAGTTTCTGCCGGCAGCGTGAAGGTCGCTGTGCTACAGGTGTTCTTGTTTACCTGGCCAAGTATCATGGATATGATAACGTTCATGCATATTTGAAAAG CCTGCAAAAGGAACTTCAAGTGGAAGACTGA
- the cdca7a gene encoding cell division cycle-associated protein 7a isoform X1, which produces MKKLRGKQIDLSGKEEFKDFRNVALVPMETSSSDDSCDSFASDNFTNSKAKFRTEILTDELARIFNEDSDDNESFDGFSESDLKDVMEAMSVQSESEEEISDEDIEENSRMQHKRSFPLRVAFRFPSRKNKNVSVPDSTVDLSNQSASESESDSDLNEPRGSSFLEKRALNIKENKAMLAKLIAELETVPGLIPRRVSIQRTPSKLKRPPRNSFIENVSRQNPERSARPHTRSRSLVDGPPSPSFEQEDNVSFMRKRKFLDNDFSEVDVPLRRRSRPSVLAIPHVVRPVEDITQEELENISFSAKEKVYNRATGTTCHQCRQKTIDTKTCCRNPECVGVRGQFCGPCLRNRYGELVKNALLDPNWHCPPCRGICNCSFCRQREGRCATGVLVYLAKYHGYDNVHAYLKSLQKELQVED; this is translated from the exons CAGATAGACCTTTCTGGAAAGGAGGAATTTAAAGACTTCAGAAATGTAGCATTGGTTCCCATGGAAACATCATCATCAGATGATAGCTGTGATAGTTTTGCTTCAGACAATTTTACGAACAGT AAAGCTAAATTCAGAACAGAGATCCTGACAGATGAACTGGCTCGGATTTTTAATGAGGACTCTGACGATAATGAATCATTTGATGGCTTTTCTGAGAGCGACCTCAAAGATGTAATGGAAGCCATG AGTGTTCAATCTGAATCTGAGGAGGAAATAAGTGATGAAGATATTGAAGAGAATTCTAGAATGCAGCACAAACGTTCTTTTCCATTACGCGTGGCTTTTAGGTTTCCATCTCGAAAAAACAAAAATGTATCAGTGCCAGATTCTACTGTTGACTTGAGTAATCAATCAGCCTCTGAATCCGAATCTGACTCTGACCTCAATGAACCCAGAGGATCAAGCTTTCTAGAAAAGAGAGCTCTAAACATTAAAGAAAACAAAGCCATG CTGGCTAAGCTGATAGCAGAGTTGGAAACTGTGCCGGGACTCATTCCACGGAGAGTTTCTATTCAAAGGACGCCATCA AAACTAAAACGTCCACCAAGGAATTCTTTCATAGAAAATGTTTCTAGACAGAATCCCGAGCGCAGTGCGCGACCTCACACTCGGTCAAGATCCTTGGTTGATGGTCCTCCTTCTCCATCATTTGAGCAAGAAGATAATGTCAGCTTTATGAGGAAAAGGAAGTTTCTAGATAATGACTTCTCCGAG GTGGATGTACCCCTGCGTAGGCGAAGCCGCCCCAGTGTACTTGCCATCCCACATGTGGTGCGGCCAGTTGAAGACATCACTCAGGAAGAGTTGGAAAACATTTCTTTTTCAGCAAAGGAGAAAGTTTATAATCGAGCTACA GGTACAACTTGCCATCAATGCCGTCAGAAAACAATTGATACGAAAACATGCTGTCGCAACCCAGAATGTGTAGGTGTCCGTGGACAGTTCTGTGGACCATGTCTTCGTAATCGATACGGCGAGCTCGTTAAGAATGCTTTATTAGATCCA AACTGGCATTGTCCTCCTTGCAGAGGAATCTGTAATTGCAGTTTCTGCCGGCAGCGTGAAGGTCGCTGTGCTACAGGTGTTCTTGTTTACCTGGCCAAGTATCATGGATATGATAACGTTCATGCATATTTGAAAAG CCTGCAAAAGGAACTTCAAGTGGAAGACTGA
- the cdca7a gene encoding cell division cycle-associated protein 7a isoform X2, with the protein MAQIDLSGKEEFKDFRNVALVPMETSSSDDSCDSFASDNFTNSKAKFRTEILTDELARIFNEDSDDNESFDGFSESDLKDVMEAMSVQSESEEEISDEDIEENSRMQHKRSFPLRVAFRFPSRKNKNVSVPDSTVDLSNQSASESESDSDLNEPRGSSFLEKRALNIKENKAMLAKLIAELETVPGLIPRRVSIQRTPSKLKRPPRNSFIENVSRQNPERSARPHTRSRSLVDGPPSPSFEQEDNVSFMRKRKFLDNDFSEVDVPLRRRSRPSVLAIPHVVRPVEDITQEELENISFSAKEKVYNRATGTTCHQCRQKTIDTKTCCRNPECVGVRGQFCGPCLRNRYGELVKNALLDPNWHCPPCRGICNCSFCRQREGRCATGVLVYLAKYHGYDNVHAYLKSLQKELQVED; encoded by the exons CAGATAGACCTTTCTGGAAAGGAGGAATTTAAAGACTTCAGAAATGTAGCATTGGTTCCCATGGAAACATCATCATCAGATGATAGCTGTGATAGTTTTGCTTCAGACAATTTTACGAACAGT AAAGCTAAATTCAGAACAGAGATCCTGACAGATGAACTGGCTCGGATTTTTAATGAGGACTCTGACGATAATGAATCATTTGATGGCTTTTCTGAGAGCGACCTCAAAGATGTAATGGAAGCCATG AGTGTTCAATCTGAATCTGAGGAGGAAATAAGTGATGAAGATATTGAAGAGAATTCTAGAATGCAGCACAAACGTTCTTTTCCATTACGCGTGGCTTTTAGGTTTCCATCTCGAAAAAACAAAAATGTATCAGTGCCAGATTCTACTGTTGACTTGAGTAATCAATCAGCCTCTGAATCCGAATCTGACTCTGACCTCAATGAACCCAGAGGATCAAGCTTTCTAGAAAAGAGAGCTCTAAACATTAAAGAAAACAAAGCCATG CTGGCTAAGCTGATAGCAGAGTTGGAAACTGTGCCGGGACTCATTCCACGGAGAGTTTCTATTCAAAGGACGCCATCA AAACTAAAACGTCCACCAAGGAATTCTTTCATAGAAAATGTTTCTAGACAGAATCCCGAGCGCAGTGCGCGACCTCACACTCGGTCAAGATCCTTGGTTGATGGTCCTCCTTCTCCATCATTTGAGCAAGAAGATAATGTCAGCTTTATGAGGAAAAGGAAGTTTCTAGATAATGACTTCTCCGAG GTGGATGTACCCCTGCGTAGGCGAAGCCGCCCCAGTGTACTTGCCATCCCACATGTGGTGCGGCCAGTTGAAGACATCACTCAGGAAGAGTTGGAAAACATTTCTTTTTCAGCAAAGGAGAAAGTTTATAATCGAGCTACA GGTACAACTTGCCATCAATGCCGTCAGAAAACAATTGATACGAAAACATGCTGTCGCAACCCAGAATGTGTAGGTGTCCGTGGACAGTTCTGTGGACCATGTCTTCGTAATCGATACGGCGAGCTCGTTAAGAATGCTTTATTAGATCCA AACTGGCATTGTCCTCCTTGCAGAGGAATCTGTAATTGCAGTTTCTGCCGGCAGCGTGAAGGTCGCTGTGCTACAGGTGTTCTTGTTTACCTGGCCAAGTATCATGGATATGATAACGTTCATGCATATTTGAAAAG CCTGCAAAAGGAACTTCAAGTGGAAGACTGA